In the Leifsonia sp. 466MF genome, one interval contains:
- the erm gene encoding 23S ribosomal RNA methyltransferase Erm: MPRSLHGGRHELGQNFLTHTPSIATIVSLVGATRGPILELGAGNGALTRPLAATGRPLTAIDIDEHRVRRLARTLPNVRVVHADALHHALDTPVIVGNIPFHLTTPILRRLLGHPTWMRAVLVTQWEVARKRAGVGGHTMMTAQSAPWFAFELHGRIPSWGFTPRPSVDGGILTIARRGSPLVPHADRRPYETFVRAVFCGRGGTLERVIQVAARVSPATAHRALSRSAVPKTALPRDITAEQWAALWLTLRE, from the coding sequence ATGCCTCGTTCTCTGCATGGCGGCCGACACGAACTCGGCCAGAACTTCCTCACACACACCCCCTCGATCGCGACCATCGTCTCCCTCGTAGGAGCGACCAGAGGCCCCATCCTCGAACTCGGTGCCGGCAACGGCGCCCTGACGCGACCGCTCGCGGCGACCGGTCGACCGCTGACGGCGATCGACATCGACGAACATCGTGTGCGCCGGCTCGCGCGGACCCTCCCGAATGTCCGGGTGGTTCACGCCGACGCCCTGCATCATGCGCTGGACACTCCGGTCATCGTGGGCAACATCCCGTTTCACCTCACCACACCGATCCTCCGTCGTCTCCTCGGGCACCCGACGTGGATGCGGGCGGTGCTGGTGACTCAATGGGAGGTCGCGAGGAAGCGAGCCGGCGTCGGAGGGCACACGATGATGACCGCGCAAAGCGCGCCCTGGTTCGCCTTCGAGCTGCACGGAAGGATCCCCAGCTGGGGATTCACGCCTCGCCCAAGCGTCGATGGCGGCATACTCACCATCGCGCGCCGCGGATCGCCGCTGGTGCCACACGCCGATCGCCGCCCCTACGAGACGTTCGTTCGCGCAGTGTTCTGCGGCAGAGGAGGCACGCTGGAACGCGTCATTCAGGTCGCCGCCCGGGTCAGCCCGGCGACCGCTCACCGCGCCCTCTCCCGCTCCGCCGTGCCGAAGACCGCCCTGCCGCGCGACATCACCGCCGAGCAGTGGGCGGCCCTCTGGCTCACGCTCCGGGAGTAG
- a CDS encoding MFS transporter codes for MTGQVAASTAPATKKPSPLHHAPFRRLLAARTIGVVGNAVAPIALAFAVLDLTGSPVDLGLVVGARSIANVAVLLFGGVIADRLPRRLVLVGTSVGAALTQGVVAALVLTGTAAIWSLIALSILNGAVSAVSLPAAASMVPETVPAEVLRPANALLRLGLNGGTILGASVGAGLVALVGPGVGLAVDAASFALAALCYARMRLPHQTPRPALGGSFLSDLREGWREFSGRRWIWIVVAQFTVLNAAYVGGSTVVGPVVADASFGRAGWGLVVAAQAVGLAVGAIVALRWRPRHALGIGVGLMAVTALPLAALGLLPSLPVLLIAFGLGGIAMELFSIAWDQSLQTNVPRDALSRVYSYDMVGSFVAVPLGETLVGPLTQSFGTVQTLLGCAVVVLLASAAAVSTRSVRGLTTDPPSVRE; via the coding sequence GTGACCGGCCAGGTCGCCGCGTCGACGGCTCCCGCGACGAAGAAGCCGAGCCCGCTGCACCATGCACCGTTCCGCCGGCTGCTGGCCGCCCGCACCATCGGCGTCGTCGGCAATGCCGTCGCCCCGATCGCACTGGCGTTCGCCGTGCTGGACCTCACCGGCTCCCCCGTCGACCTGGGACTGGTGGTCGGCGCCCGGTCCATCGCCAACGTCGCGGTGCTCCTCTTTGGCGGCGTCATCGCCGACCGGCTTCCCCGCCGGCTGGTGCTGGTCGGCACCTCCGTGGGCGCCGCGCTCACCCAAGGCGTCGTCGCCGCCCTCGTCCTGACCGGGACGGCGGCGATCTGGTCGCTCATCGCCCTGAGCATCCTCAACGGTGCCGTCAGCGCCGTGAGTCTGCCCGCCGCGGCCTCGATGGTGCCCGAGACCGTCCCCGCGGAGGTTCTCCGCCCGGCGAACGCGCTGCTTCGGCTGGGGCTGAACGGCGGGACCATCCTCGGCGCATCGGTCGGAGCGGGATTGGTCGCGCTGGTCGGTCCGGGCGTGGGGCTCGCCGTCGACGCGGCATCCTTCGCTCTGGCGGCCCTGTGTTACGCGCGGATGCGGCTTCCTCACCAGACACCGCGGCCCGCGTTGGGCGGATCGTTCCTCTCCGATCTCCGCGAGGGCTGGCGGGAATTCTCCGGCCGCCGCTGGATCTGGATCGTCGTCGCGCAGTTCACCGTCCTGAACGCCGCCTACGTCGGCGGGTCGACGGTGGTCGGGCCCGTCGTCGCCGACGCATCGTTCGGCCGCGCCGGATGGGGTCTCGTCGTCGCGGCGCAGGCCGTCGGCCTCGCGGTGGGCGCGATCGTCGCGTTGCGCTGGCGCCCGCGCCATGCGCTCGGAATCGGTGTCGGACTCATGGCCGTCACCGCCCTTCCGCTCGCGGCGCTCGGACTGCTGCCGTCCCTCCCCGTCCTCCTGATCGCGTTCGGGCTCGGCGGGATCGCGATGGAGCTCTTCTCCATCGCCTGGGACCAGTCGCTCCAGACCAACGTCCCGCGAGATGCGCTCTCGCGGGTCTATTCGTACGACATGGTCGGTTCGTTCGTCGCCGTTCCCCTCGGCGAGACCCTGGTCGGGCCGCTCACCCAGTCCTTCGGTACCGTCCAGACGCTCCTGGGATGCGCGGTCGTTGTCCTGCTCGCGTCGGCTGCGGCCGTGTCGACGCGCAGCGTACGCGGCCTGACTACGGACCCTCCTTCTGTCCGCGAGTGA
- a CDS encoding winged helix-turn-helix domain-containing protein has product MSTLEELRATAHPIRLRLLSLLTGAAMSAAEAGRELGYSQATASYHLRVLERAGLVRVVEVVRLRGGEAKRYRHEASAEPFLLPPAQPTSAALREEQAVYYDALIEELHRRARQRAAGPSVSTDAELWVDPEVWRRVVRRVGEASALIHAAAQRPRTPGTVPVSMTVALFPLRRP; this is encoded by the coding sequence ATGTCAACTCTCGAGGAGCTTCGCGCGACCGCCCATCCCATCCGTCTGCGGCTGCTGTCGTTGCTGACCGGCGCCGCCATGAGCGCCGCGGAGGCCGGCCGCGAGCTGGGGTACTCGCAGGCGACGGCGAGCTATCACCTTCGGGTGCTGGAGCGTGCGGGGCTGGTGCGCGTCGTCGAGGTCGTGCGCCTGCGGGGAGGGGAGGCGAAGCGCTACCGGCACGAAGCGTCGGCCGAGCCGTTCCTCCTCCCTCCCGCGCAGCCGACCTCGGCGGCGCTGCGGGAGGAGCAGGCCGTGTACTACGACGCCCTCATCGAGGAGCTGCACCGCCGTGCGCGGCAGCGCGCGGCCGGCCCGTCGGTCTCCACCGACGCTGAGCTATGGGTGGACCCCGAGGTCTGGCGTCGCGTCGTGCGCCGGGTCGGAGAGGCGTCGGCGCTCATCCACGCCGCGGCGCAGCGCCCGCGCACCCCGGGAACGGTACCCGTGTCGATGACCGTCGCGCTCTTCCCGCTGAGGCGTCCGTGA
- a CDS encoding biotin/lipoyl-binding protein encodes MSVSSPGVMRRWVFPVLRLVVFAAIAAALVKLAFFSGATAGADGVRPTGVVSEPTTTVASGSIRNDLTVDATVFADAAAPVRATAAGEVTKVAVAPGAAVDAGTPVAVVKQQLATPAADGSPRYGTVTITAGAAGTVSAVDVLVGQQVAVGDVLAQVAPPTFNVTGSIAAVQQYRLLTKPTEAKVTIAGGPAPFTCTGLSVSAPLAGASAGSDGSAQAPAPSAGSPSGAGSTGGPTVRCAVPADVTVFAGLAAKLTISAGSADDALLVPATAVEGAGAAGTVYRPAADGSAPTAVKVQLGIFDGQQVQIVSGLKKGDEILQFVPSKVDEQAAANGISG; translated from the coding sequence ATGAGTGTGTCGTCTCCTGGCGTGATGCGCCGCTGGGTGTTCCCCGTCCTTCGCCTCGTCGTCTTCGCCGCGATCGCGGCCGCACTGGTGAAGCTCGCGTTCTTCAGCGGTGCCACCGCCGGAGCCGACGGGGTCAGGCCGACGGGAGTCGTCTCCGAGCCGACGACCACCGTCGCGAGCGGGTCGATCCGCAACGACCTCACGGTGGACGCGACCGTGTTCGCCGATGCGGCGGCGCCGGTGCGGGCCACCGCGGCGGGCGAGGTGACGAAGGTCGCCGTGGCGCCGGGCGCCGCGGTCGACGCCGGCACACCGGTGGCGGTCGTCAAGCAGCAGCTCGCCACGCCCGCGGCGGACGGCAGTCCGCGGTACGGCACGGTGACGATCACGGCCGGTGCCGCGGGGACGGTGTCCGCGGTCGATGTGCTCGTCGGTCAGCAGGTCGCCGTGGGCGATGTGCTCGCCCAGGTGGCTCCGCCGACGTTCAACGTGACCGGGTCGATCGCCGCCGTGCAGCAGTACCGTCTGCTGACAAAGCCGACGGAGGCGAAGGTGACCATCGCGGGCGGGCCGGCGCCGTTCACGTGCACCGGCCTCAGCGTCAGCGCACCGCTGGCCGGCGCGAGCGCCGGGTCCGACGGATCGGCGCAGGCCCCGGCTCCCTCCGCAGGCTCGCCGTCCGGAGCGGGATCGACCGGGGGTCCGACCGTGCGGTGTGCGGTGCCCGCCGATGTGACGGTCTTCGCCGGCCTGGCGGCGAAGCTGACCATCAGTGCAGGCTCGGCCGACGACGCGCTCCTCGTCCCTGCGACGGCCGTCGAGGGAGCCGGTGCGGCGGGGACGGTGTACCGGCCGGCCGCCGATGGAAGCGCTCCGACGGCCGTGAAGGTGCAGTTGGGGATCTTCGACGGTCAGCAGGTGCAGATCGTCTCGGGGCTGAAGAAGGGCGACGAGATCTTGCAGTTCGTCCCGTCCAAGGTCGACGAGCAGGCGGCCGCGAACGGCATCAGCGGCTGA
- a CDS encoding ABC transporter ATP-binding protein: MAILVLDGVTRVVEIPDAEPLHILRGVDLVVDAGEHVSIVGRSGSGKSTLLNILGLLDEPTAGSIRFDDVPVQRMSAAERDKRRGREVGFIFQQFNLLPGRTAAENVATPLLYAEPHRFWRRRRLALEMLDRVGLADRADWLPSRLSGGEQQRVAIARALVREPRVILADEPTGALDVETGQAVMGLLDGVARDSRAALVTITHDPHIAALADRRHRLDGGVLHPDEVEVVR, from the coding sequence ATGGCGATCCTGGTGCTCGACGGGGTCACCCGCGTGGTGGAGATCCCGGATGCCGAGCCTCTGCACATCCTGCGCGGGGTCGACCTCGTCGTCGACGCCGGCGAACACGTGTCGATCGTCGGCCGGAGCGGCTCCGGCAAGTCGACGCTGCTCAACATCCTCGGGCTGCTCGATGAGCCGACGGCGGGCAGCATCCGGTTCGACGACGTTCCGGTGCAGCGGATGTCGGCGGCGGAGCGGGACAAGCGCAGGGGCCGGGAGGTGGGGTTCATCTTCCAGCAGTTCAATCTCCTCCCCGGTCGCACGGCGGCCGAGAACGTCGCGACCCCTCTGCTGTACGCCGAACCGCACCGGTTCTGGCGTCGCCGGCGTCTGGCGCTCGAGATGCTCGACAGGGTCGGGTTGGCCGACCGGGCCGACTGGCTGCCGAGCAGGCTCTCGGGCGGCGAGCAGCAGCGCGTCGCGATCGCTCGGGCACTCGTCCGCGAGCCGCGTGTGATCCTGGCCGATGAGCCGACGGGAGCTCTGGATGTGGAGACGGGTCAGGCGGTCATGGGGCTGCTCGACGGCGTGGCCCGCGACAGCAGGGCCGCCCTCGTGACCATCACACACGATCCACACATCGCCGCACTTGCCGACCGCCGCCACCGGCTCGACGGCGGCGTCCTGCATCCCGACGAGGTCGAGGTCGTCCGGTGA
- a CDS encoding ABC transporter permease, whose translation MRALTSVYSVLVEAWSEFRVYRARVLMAIVGVAVAIMALTSIAAISAVAQQGVVEGLERGQGRPAMMNISLPYSEDGRPLTTDEEFGHLVTDTLARYQVSYSTRQGYAQPVVRGLPPDANLSGQLVDPDYAVMFRTRMVAGSWFSARDADRLVPAVVINEGLWRLLGSPDVASHPMLHLISPTSVDAVVVGVAAGGDEHLAQLWMLYDAYRALQPPGAAEGDAGSTQYFAWVPPEVAGPLSERLSADLSRAVGNGATVSVNRQDYQAADGPDPLLFLKIVGGAGAGLILLLGALGLLNISMVTVRARIREIGIRRSFGATAGRVFAGVMMESVVATAVAGVAGVMVAILALENPVVIGFLHRQGLQDVPAFPLSAAAFGMLIAVGVGALAGLLPSIVAVRVRPIDAIRY comes from the coding sequence GTGAGGGCGCTGACGTCGGTCTACAGCGTCCTCGTCGAGGCGTGGTCGGAGTTCCGGGTCTACCGGGCGAGGGTGCTGATGGCGATCGTGGGCGTCGCGGTCGCGATCATGGCGCTCACCTCCATCGCGGCCATTTCGGCGGTCGCTCAGCAGGGGGTGGTCGAGGGGCTCGAACGCGGTCAGGGGCGGCCGGCGATGATGAACATCAGCTTGCCGTACTCCGAGGACGGCCGACCGCTCACGACGGATGAGGAGTTCGGCCACCTGGTGACCGACACGCTCGCGCGGTACCAGGTGAGCTACTCGACGCGCCAGGGCTACGCGCAGCCGGTCGTGCGCGGCCTGCCGCCGGACGCCAATCTCAGCGGGCAGCTGGTCGATCCGGACTACGCGGTGATGTTCCGCACCCGGATGGTCGCCGGGAGCTGGTTCTCCGCACGCGATGCCGACCGGCTCGTGCCCGCGGTGGTCATCAACGAGGGCCTGTGGCGTCTGCTCGGCTCACCCGACGTGGCCTCGCACCCGATGCTCCATCTGATCAGCCCGACCTCGGTCGACGCGGTCGTCGTCGGGGTGGCCGCGGGCGGGGACGAGCACCTGGCCCAGTTGTGGATGCTCTACGACGCCTATCGGGCGCTCCAGCCTCCCGGCGCGGCTGAGGGAGACGCGGGCTCGACGCAGTACTTCGCCTGGGTGCCGCCCGAGGTCGCTGGGCCGCTGTCGGAACGTCTCTCCGCCGACCTCTCGCGCGCCGTCGGGAACGGTGCGACGGTGAGCGTGAACCGACAGGACTACCAAGCTGCTGACGGCCCTGACCCGCTGCTCTTCCTGAAGATCGTCGGCGGTGCCGGCGCGGGACTCATCCTGCTGCTCGGCGCCCTGGGACTCCTGAACATCTCGATGGTGACCGTCCGAGCGCGCATCAGGGAGATCGGGATCCGGCGCAGCTTCGGCGCGACGGCGGGACGCGTGTTCGCCGGGGTCATGATGGAGAGCGTCGTCGCGACCGCCGTCGCCGGAGTCGCCGGGGTGATGGTCGCGATCCTCGCGCTCGAGAACCCGGTCGTCATCGGCTTCCTGCACCGCCAGGGCCTTCAGGACGTTCCGGCGTTCCCCCTCTCCGCAGCCGCGTTCGGGATGCTGATCGCCGTCGGCGTCGGTGCACTCGCCGGGCTGTTGCCCTCGATCGTCGCCGTCCGGGTGCGGCCGATCGACGCCATCCGGTATTGA
- a CDS encoding Type 1 glutamine amidotransferase-like domain-containing protein: protein MSVHLLGGGALEPSDAPLYAPFLAEAAARARDVGRTVPRVAIVSIHPGGPERAEVLCRVLAAAGEVEVHVTSSYGGEELSPSAIAEVDGILVGGGIVEAVREALEPLFAEIRRQVAAGVPYLGVSAGAMVAAERALGGGSRIHGRLVCPEDPSEPGIELEVAPGIGLVEGSVDPHVAQRGTLSRLVAAVESGLIDGALGVDERTVLIVGDGGLRVVGGGSVWRVRSVSSGVDVSMIDATTADVR, encoded by the coding sequence ATGAGCGTCCACCTGCTGGGCGGCGGTGCACTGGAACCGTCGGATGCGCCGCTGTACGCGCCGTTCCTCGCTGAAGCCGCCGCGCGAGCCCGCGACGTCGGACGCACGGTGCCTCGGGTCGCGATCGTGTCGATCCATCCCGGCGGTCCGGAGCGGGCCGAGGTGCTGTGCCGGGTGCTCGCGGCGGCCGGCGAGGTAGAGGTGCATGTGACGAGCTCGTACGGCGGCGAGGAGCTGTCGCCGAGCGCGATCGCGGAGGTTGACGGCATCCTGGTTGGCGGCGGCATCGTCGAAGCCGTGCGGGAGGCACTCGAACCTCTGTTCGCCGAGATCCGCCGCCAGGTCGCGGCCGGCGTGCCCTACCTCGGCGTCTCGGCCGGCGCGATGGTGGCCGCCGAGCGAGCGCTCGGCGGCGGTTCCCGCATCCACGGCCGGCTGGTCTGCCCGGAGGACCCGTCCGAGCCCGGGATCGAGCTCGAGGTGGCACCGGGCATCGGACTCGTCGAGGGCTCGGTCGACCCGCACGTGGCACAGCGCGGCACGCTCTCGAGACTGGTCGCCGCCGTGGAGTCCGGGCTTATCGACGGTGCCCTCGGCGTCGACGAGCGCACCGTGTTGATCGTCGGCGATGGGGGTCTTCGGGTCGTGGGCGGCGGCAGCGTGTGGAGGGTGCGGTCGGTCAGCAGCGGCGTGGATGTGTCGATGATCGACGCCACGACTGCCGACGTCCGCTGA
- a CDS encoding TetR/AcrR family transcriptional regulator translates to MSDASANPVGRPRDLELESRILSATQDLLIEIGYGGTTIAAVAERAHCGKSAIYRRWETKADLIVAAVRASQPRSAPPDTGSLRGDLLAAALHFAGSDERSGRVLASLLSAIGGDPVLYEAAYREVGQPPVLALTAVIERWMAEGTVQKDVPVGLIAGIVPTAAFGSVVLRKQYLDREAVTELVDHVLLPALLRP, encoded by the coding sequence ATGTCCGATGCCTCTGCGAACCCGGTGGGCCGGCCGCGCGATCTGGAGCTGGAGTCCCGCATCCTCTCGGCGACGCAGGATCTGCTCATCGAGATCGGCTACGGCGGCACGACGATCGCGGCGGTCGCGGAGCGGGCGCACTGCGGAAAGTCCGCCATCTACCGCCGATGGGAGACCAAGGCGGACCTCATCGTCGCCGCCGTCCGGGCATCCCAGCCCCGATCAGCCCCGCCCGACACGGGTTCGCTTCGGGGTGATCTGCTCGCAGCGGCCCTGCACTTCGCCGGGTCCGACGAGCGCTCCGGCCGGGTGCTCGCGAGCCTGCTGAGCGCGATCGGCGGCGATCCGGTGCTGTACGAGGCGGCGTACCGGGAGGTCGGTCAGCCGCCCGTTCTGGCGCTGACCGCCGTCATCGAGCGCTGGATGGCGGAGGGCACGGTCCAGAAGGATGTTCCCGTCGGGCTGATCGCGGGCATCGTGCCGACCGCGGCTTTCGGAAGCGTCGTCCTCCGGAAGCAGTACCTGGATCGGGAGGCTGTCACCGAGCTCGTGGACCACGTCCTCCTGCCTGCACTACTGCGCCCGTGA
- a CDS encoding DUF6069 family protein — translation MTTQTLTPVASASKARTAIILIVATLIAIGLNAVIASLAHAWGVSSAYGPLTVPAYASMTVLGVAAGWVGWVLIRRRARNPRRALTIVVPIVVVASFLPDVLLATLRFVPGTTSGAVLALALMHLGVAGVAIPAYVLASRGAPARRS, via the coding sequence ATGACTACGCAAACCCTCACCCCGGTCGCGTCCGCATCCAAAGCCCGCACGGCGATCATCCTCATCGTGGCGACACTGATCGCGATCGGCCTGAACGCCGTCATCGCCTCCCTCGCTCACGCGTGGGGCGTCTCGTCCGCCTACGGCCCGCTCACGGTTCCCGCCTACGCGTCGATGACGGTGCTCGGAGTCGCTGCAGGCTGGGTGGGATGGGTCCTCATCCGTCGCCGCGCCCGCAACCCGCGACGTGCGCTGACGATCGTCGTCCCGATCGTCGTCGTCGCATCCTTCCTTCCGGACGTCCTGCTGGCGACGCTGCGCTTCGTTCCGGGAACGACATCCGGAGCAGTTCTGGCGCTCGCCCTCATGCACCTCGGGGTCGCAGGCGTCGCGATCCCCGCGTACGTCCTCGCGTCCCGCGGCGCTCCGGCTCGCCGGTCGTAG
- a CDS encoding GNAT family N-acetyltransferase produces MDIATAFPPLALRIQAGPLTLRPITDEVLMVLIEVAAAGVHDPARMPFYYPWTDAPADQLPTEFAQYHWGTRARWSQSAWSLEFAVEYDGAIVGTQGFATQDFVTTRTGETGSWLGRPYHARGIGTRMRQAICAFAFDHLGAEEITSGAFTDNPASLAVSRKVGYRANGRKRLVSRGELAVDQRLVLTPEHFVRGDAIAVTGVDAFREFIGLTP; encoded by the coding sequence ATGGACATCGCGACGGCTTTTCCACCTCTCGCTCTCCGCATCCAGGCCGGGCCGCTCACGCTCCGGCCGATCACCGATGAGGTGCTTATGGTGCTGATCGAGGTGGCGGCCGCCGGCGTGCACGACCCGGCTCGCATGCCGTTTTACTACCCGTGGACCGATGCCCCCGCCGACCAGCTGCCCACCGAGTTCGCCCAGTATCACTGGGGCACGCGCGCGCGATGGTCGCAGTCTGCGTGGTCGCTGGAGTTCGCCGTCGAATATGACGGCGCGATCGTCGGCACGCAGGGATTCGCCACCCAGGATTTCGTGACCACACGCACCGGTGAAACCGGCTCATGGCTGGGCCGTCCGTACCACGCGCGCGGGATCGGAACGAGGATGCGGCAGGCGATCTGCGCGTTCGCCTTCGATCATCTCGGAGCGGAGGAGATCACCTCGGGCGCCTTCACTGACAATCCGGCATCACTCGCCGTGAGCCGGAAGGTCGGCTATCGGGCGAACGGCCGGAAGCGGCTCGTCAGCCGGGGCGAGCTGGCCGTGGACCAGCGCTTGGTGCTGACTCCGGAGCACTTCGTTCGGGGCGACGCGATCGCGGTCACCGGGGTGGATGCGTTCCGCGAGTTCATCGGGCTCACCCCGTGA
- a CDS encoding potassium-transporting ATPase subunit F, producing the protein MIFFDLLAAAAALASIAYLVYALLKPEKF; encoded by the coding sequence GTGATCTTCTTCGACCTGCTGGCGGCCGCGGCGGCCCTGGCCTCGATCGCCTACCTCGTGTACGCCCTGTTGAAGCCGGAGAAGTTCTAG
- the kdpA gene encoding potassium-transporting ATPase subunit KdpA — protein sequence MSTFWLFVAFLATLVLLLGLAYRPLGDYMAATFTTRKDLKIERGFYRIIGVDSRVGQSWPVYLRSVLAFSILGVLLVYALQRAQAVLPYSLGLPAVPEGLSFNTAISFVTNTNWQSYSPEVTVGYTVQIAGLAVQNFLSAAVGLAVAITLVRGFAAHRSGTIGNFWVDATRAVLRILLPLSVVFAIILIVGGAIQNFNGFTSVSTLTGGSATIPGGPVASQEAIKLLGNNGGGFFNVNSAHPFENPTAWTNLIEIFLMLLIPFSLPRTFGRMVGDNRQGYAILGAMSAIFLVSLVALTLFELQGAGTATQAAGGALEGKEQRFGILGSTFFATTSTLTSTGAVNSMHDSFTPLGGMMTMLNMMTGEVAPGGIGAGLYGILIIAIISVFLAGLMVGRTPEYLGKKIGSREIKLASLYILITPTLVLLGTGLSFAIPAIKDNVEKVSIWNPGQHGFSEVLYAFTSAANNNGSAFAGLTANTPWLNAALGTAMFLGRFLPIVFVLALAGSLAAQDKVPATTGTLPTHRPLFVAFVVGVVVVVAALTYFPVLALGPLAEGLH from the coding sequence ATGAGTACCTTCTGGCTGTTCGTGGCGTTCCTCGCCACCCTCGTCCTCCTGCTCGGCCTCGCATACCGCCCGCTGGGCGACTACATGGCCGCGACCTTCACCACCCGCAAAGACCTGAAGATCGAGCGCGGGTTCTACCGGATCATCGGCGTCGACTCCCGCGTGGGTCAGAGCTGGCCGGTCTACCTGCGCAGCGTCCTCGCGTTCTCGATCCTCGGCGTGCTGCTCGTCTATGCGCTGCAGCGCGCGCAGGCCGTCCTCCCGTACTCGCTGGGGCTGCCCGCGGTGCCCGAGGGGCTGTCGTTCAACACCGCGATCTCGTTCGTCACCAACACAAACTGGCAGTCCTACTCGCCGGAGGTGACCGTCGGGTACACCGTGCAGATCGCGGGTCTGGCGGTGCAGAACTTCCTCTCGGCCGCCGTCGGGCTCGCGGTCGCCATCACGCTGGTCCGCGGGTTCGCCGCCCACCGCTCCGGCACCATCGGCAACTTCTGGGTGGATGCGACGCGCGCCGTGCTGCGCATCCTGCTGCCCCTCTCGGTGGTCTTCGCGATCATCCTGATCGTCGGCGGCGCCATCCAGAACTTCAACGGCTTCACCAGCGTGAGCACGCTGACGGGTGGATCGGCGACGATCCCGGGCGGACCGGTGGCGTCGCAGGAGGCCATCAAGCTGCTCGGGAACAACGGCGGAGGGTTCTTCAACGTCAACTCGGCGCATCCCTTCGAGAACCCGACGGCGTGGACCAACCTGATCGAGATCTTCCTCATGCTGCTGATCCCGTTCTCGCTGCCGCGCACCTTCGGCCGGATGGTCGGCGACAACCGTCAGGGCTACGCCATCCTCGGCGCGATGTCCGCGATCTTCCTCGTGTCGCTCGTGGCGCTCACCCTCTTCGAGCTGCAGGGCGCCGGGACGGCGACCCAGGCCGCGGGCGGTGCGCTCGAAGGGAAGGAGCAGCGGTTCGGCATCCTCGGATCCACCTTCTTCGCGACGACGAGCACGCTGACCTCCACCGGCGCCGTGAACTCGATGCACGACAGCTTCACGCCTCTCGGCGGGATGATGACGATGCTGAACATGATGACCGGCGAGGTCGCTCCCGGCGGTATCGGCGCGGGACTCTACGGCATCCTGATCATCGCGATCATCTCCGTCTTCCTCGCCGGCCTGATGGTCGGTCGCACCCCGGAGTACCTGGGGAAGAAGATCGGGTCGCGGGAGATCAAGCTGGCCAGCCTGTACATCCTGATCACGCCGACACTGGTGCTGCTCGGCACCGGGCTCAGCTTCGCCATCCCCGCGATCAAGGACAACGTCGAGAAGGTCTCGATCTGGAACCCCGGGCAGCACGGTTTCTCCGAGGTCCTCTACGCGTTCACCTCCGCGGCGAACAACAACGGGTCGGCCTTTGCCGGACTCACCGCGAACACGCCCTGGCTGAACGCGGCGCTCGGCACGGCCATGTTCCTCGGCCGGTTCCTGCCGATCGTGTTCGTCCTGGCGCTCGCCGGCTCGCTGGCGGCTCAGGACAAGGTGCCCGCCACGACCGGCACCCTCCCGACGCATCGACCCCTGTTCGTCGCCTTCGTCGTCGGCGTGGTCGTCGTCGTCGCTGCACTCACCTACTTCCCCGTTCTCGCGCTGGGTCCCCTGGCGGAAGGGCTTCACTGA